One Betta splendens chromosome 8, fBetSpl5.4, whole genome shotgun sequence DNA segment encodes these proteins:
- the pgls gene encoding 6-phosphogluconolactonase, which translates to MAPRRVVVFPSSTELGPVLARLVTSRAQEAIRSHGRFTLGLSGGSLVSMLSRELLALPGLDCSKWVVGFCDERLVSFDDPESTYGLYKSQLFSKINIPESGILTIDTSLLVNECAEDYTRKLKKAFPDDHFPVFDMLLLGMGPDGHTCSLFPDHPLLDEEKKIVAPISDSPKPPPQRVTMTFPVVNSARCVAFVSTGGSKAAVLKGVLEGREGPAFPAARVVPTHGELFWLIDEPAAASLTIDVERLGSGAKL; encoded by the exons ATGGCTCCCAGAAGAGTTGTGGTCTTTCCCTCCTCCACAGAACTCGGTCCCGTCCTGGCCCGTCTGGTCACATCTCGGGCCCAGGAAGCGATCAGGTCTCATGGCAGGTTCACCCTGGGTCTGTCTGGAGGAAGCCTGGTGTCCATGCTCAGCAGGGAGCTGCTGGCTCTGCCGGGCTTAGACTGCAGCAAGTGGGTGGTTGGCTTCTGTGACGAGCGACTGGTTTCCTTTGATGATCCCGAAAGCACCTACGGGCTGTACAAG AGTCAGCTGTTTTCTAAAATCAACATCCCAGAGAGTGGGATCTTAACCATCGACACCTCCCTTCTAGTGAATGAGTGTGCTGAGGATTATACTCGCAAGCTGAAGAAG GCCTTCCCAGATGACCACTTCCCTGTGTTTGACATGTTGCTGCTGGGTATGGGGCCTGATGGACACACCTGTTCCCTCTTCCCAGACCACCCTCTCTTGGAT gaggagaagaagattGTGGCTCCCATCAGCGACTCTCccaaaccaccaccacaacgTGTAACTATGACTTTTCCCGTGGTGAACTCTGCACGCTGCGTGGCCTTTGTGTCAACAGGAGGAAGCAAAGCAGCCGTTTTAAAG GGTGTGCTGGAAGGCAGAGAGGGTCCCGCATTCCCAGCGGCCCGTGTCGTCCCTACCCACGGCGAGCTGTTCTGGCTTATtgatgaacctgcagctgcctCCCTGACTATCGACGTAGAGCGACTCGGATCCGGGGCCAAACTGTAG
- the colgalt1a gene encoding procollagen galactosyltransferase 1 — translation MRGLACVPAAPLLLLLLSCCARVRGYFAEERWSPESALLSPRVLVAIICRNAEHSLPYFLGTVERLNYPKDRMALWVATDHNEDNTTHILRDWLVKVQNLYHYVEWRPKDKPSRFAEEDSPKHWPDARYENVMKLRQVALESAREMWADYILLLDCDNLLTNPDVLWKLMRENKTIIAPMLESRAAYSNFWCGMTSQGYYKRTPAYIPMRKQLRKGCFAVPMVHSTFLIDLRKEASRQLAFHPPHSEYNWAFDDIIVFAFSARMADVQMFVCNKETYGYMPVPLRSHHTLQDEAESFLHSLLEVNVRHSPVMPSKYTRVPRKYPDKMGFDEVFMINLERRTDRRERMLRALYKQEIACKVIAAVDGKAMNVSEVNAMGIHMLPGYSDPYHGRPLTKGELGCFLSHYNIWKEIVERGLRTSLVIEDDLRFEVFFKRRLMNLMKEVENEGLDWDLIYIGRKRMQVDRPEKAVPNVHNLVEADYSYWTLGYMMSLQGAKKLLKAEPLKKILPVDEFLPIMYNKHPVTDYMEQFETRDLKAFSAEPLLVYPTHYTGDPGYISDTETSTVWDNDKRRTDWDRARSGKTREQAEISTEAQNTDVLQSPLDSTARDEL, via the exons ATGCGCGGGCTCGCCTGCGTCCCCGCCGccccgctgctcctgctgctgctgtcctgctgcgCTCGTGTCCGGGGATACTTCGCGGAGGAGCGCTGGAGCCCGGAGTCTGCGCTGCTCTCGCCCCGGGTCCTGGTCGCAATCATCTGCAGAAACGCCGAGCACTCGCTGCCCTATTTCCTCGGCACCGTCGAGCGCCTCAACTACCCCAAGGACCGCATGGCTCTGTG GGTGGCTACTGATCATAACGAGGACAACACCACTCATATCCTGCGTGACTGGCTCGTCAAGGTGCAGAATCTGTACCATTACGTGGAGTGGAGGCCaaaagacaaacccag ccgcttTGCAGAAGAAGACAGTCCAAAGCATTGGCCAGATGCTCGTTACGAGAACGTTATGAAGCTTCGGCAAGTAGCGCTGGAGTCGGCGCGTGAGATGTGGGCAGACTACATTTTG CTGTTAGATTGCGACAACCTCCTCACCAACCCCGATGTGCTCTGGAAGCTCATGAGAGAGAACAAGACCATTATTGCACCAATGCTTGAGTCCCGTGCAGCCTATTCAAACTTCTGGTGCGGAATGACCTCACAG GGTTACTATAAACGCACACCTGCCTACATACCCATGAGGAAGCAGCTGCGGAAGGGCTGTTTTGCCGTACCCATGGTTCACTCCACTTTCCTGATAGACCTCCGAAAGGAGGCGTCCAGGCAGCTGGCCTTTCACCCTCCACACTCGGAATACAACTGGGCATTTGATGACATCATTGTGTTTGCTTTCTCTGCTCGAATGGCAG ATGTTCAAATGTTTGTGTGCAACAAAGAGACCTATGGTTACATGCCTGTGCCACTGCGATCTCACCACACTTTGCAAGATGAAGCTGAAAGCTTCTTGCACTCCTTGCTTGAGGTTAATG TGAGACATTCCCCAGTGATGCCATCAAAATACACTCGTGTACCTAGAAAATATCCTGACAAAATGGGCTTTGATGAG GTGTTCATGATAAACCTGGAGAGACGGACGGACCGGAGAGAGCGCATGCTGAGGGCCTTGTACAAGCAAGAGATCGCTTGTAAGGTCATCGCAGCTGTAGATGGAAA agcGATGAATGTGAGTGAAGTTAATGCTATGGGCATCCACATGCTCCCTGGTTACAGTGACCCTTACCACGGCCGCCCACTCACAAAAGGAGAGCTGGGCTGTTTCCTTTCCCACTATAACATCTGGAAAGAG ATCGTGGAGCGAGGCCTGCGCACTTCTCTGGTGATCGAAGACGACCTACGCTTCGAAGTGTTCTTCAAGCGTCGCTTGATGAACTTgatgaaggaggtggagaacgaaggactggactgggacctcaT TTATATTGGCCGGAAGAGAATGCAAGTGGATCGGCCCGAGAAAGCCGTGCCTAATGTGCACAACTTAGTAGAAGCAGATTATTCATACTGGACACTGGGATATATGATGTCATTACAAGGTGCCAAAAAGCTTTTAAAGGCTGAACCACTGAAGAAGATTTTGCCAGTGGATGAATTTCTTCCTATTATGTACAATAAACATCCGGT AACTGACTATATGGAACAGTTCGAAACCAGGGACCTGAAAGCATTTTCCGCAGAGCCTCTTCTGGTCTACCCGACGCATTACACAGGCGACCCGGGCTACATCAGTGACACCGAGACCTCGACGGTGTGGGACAACGACAAGCGCCGCACCGACTGGGACCGAGCGCGCTCGGGAAAGACGCGGGAGCAGGCCGAGATCAGCACCGAGGCCCAGAACACGGACGTGCTCCAGTCTCCCTTGGATAGCACGGCACGGGACGAGCTatga